CGGCGCGCGCCAGCAACGCAGCGTCGAGCGCGGCATCGTCGGCGCCGTTATGGCCGTAGCAGCCGGCGCCCTCGGCATGGGTGACGATGATCGCGTCCTCCGGCAGGCCGAAGACCAGGGCGAGATCCGCCCGCAGATTGAAGATGCCCTGGCTGTGGGTGACGACGCGAAGGCCATCCTCCGCCCAGGTGGCGATCGCGCAGGAAGGGCCGATCGAGGCATGGGCGAGATAGGGCTTCAGGTAGCGGCGCACCAGCCGGCGGGTCGAAGGCGATGGCTCCGGCCCATCACGGAGATCGACGATGGACGCCTCCGCAGGCTCGCCTTGCAGCCAGGCGGAGAGGTCGTGCTGGTCCGGCAGCTCGAAACCACCGGTCCAGCGCGCCGCCGTGGCGAGGCTGACGAGGGCAGCCTCGGCCTGGACCTCGCTCTCGCAGACGAGGCCGAGGAAGCTGCCGTCCCGCACCCAAGCGACCAGCCCGTCGAGGCCGGCCAGCGCCGCCTCGTCCAGGCTTTCGAGCGTCGCGCCGGGGCGCGGCGCGCGCAGCACCCGGCCATGGAGCAGCCCGGCTTGGTCGAGATCGTGGATGAAGGGCCGGGTGCCGAAGACCTTGCCAGCGAGGTCGATGCGCGGAACCGGGCGGCCAGTCACGGTCCGGGCGCCAGGCGCTTTCGGCTGCACTGCCGGATCGGCGGGACAGGCGAGCGAGACCTGCCCGGCCAGCTCCCAATAGCTCGTGGCGAGATTGCCGGGACCGGTGATGGCGCCGTCCTCGACCGAGAGCGCTTCCTGCGGCACCGACAACAGTCGGGCGGCTTCCGCAAGAAAGAGCCCCCGGGTCTGCGCCGCTGCCAGCCGCACGGACAGGCCGCAATCGGAGACCGAGAGGCTACCCGAGGTGACGCCCTCATTGGGACTCGCCGCGGTATCGGCCGGCCGCAGGCGCACGCGCTCGACGGCGATGTCGAGTTCGTCGGCGCAGATCTGGGCGAGCGCGGTGAGGATGCCCTGGCCGATCTCGACCTTGCCGGGCGACAGCGTGACATGCCCCTCCGGCGAGACGGCCAGCCAGCGGTCGAGCCGCGGCGTTACCCGCAGCCCTGCGGGAAGGACGGTCGCGGCGCTCATGCGGCGCGGTCCCTCATCGCGGCGGCGGCCCGACGGACAGCGCGCAGGATGCGGTTATGCGCGCCGCAGCGGCAGAGATTGGGATCGAGCGCGGCCCGGATTGCGGCATCGTCGGGATCGGGCGTGAGCGCCAGCAGGGCCGCGGCGCTGACGACGATGCCGGAGATGCAGTAGCCGCATTGCGCCGCCTGTTCGGCGATCAGCGCCGTCTGGACGGGATGGGGCGCTCCGGGCGAGCCGAGCCCTTCGAGCGTCACGACCTCGCGGCCCGCGACCGACCAGAGCGGCGTGTTGCAGGAGGCAACGGCATGCCCGTCGACGAGGACGCGGCAGGAGCCGCAAAGCCCCTCGCCGCAGCCGAAGCGCGCCGCCTTGAGGCCGAGCTCGCCGCGCAGGACGTCAAGCAGCATCGTCTCGGACGCGGCGGCCAGCGTCCGGCCCGTGCCGTTGACGGTCAGGCGCGTGCCGGCCTCCATCGCCTCAGTTCACCTTGATGTTGGCGGTCTCGATGATCTTGGCCCATTTCGCGATGTCGGCCTTGATGAACTCGCCGAACTGGGCCGGGCTCATATCCATGCCGAGCGTGCCCTGCTTCGCCCATTCGGCCTTCACCTCTGGCCGAGCCTGAGCCTTGCGGATTTCGGCGTTGAGCAGATCGACCACCGCCTGCGGCGTGCCGGCCGGGGCCATGAAGCCGAGCCAGATCGTCGCTTCGTAATCCTTCAGCCCCGCCTCGGCGGCGGTGGGCACGTCCGGCAGCAGCGCCGAGCGGGTGGCGCCGGTCGTGGCGAGCGCCCTCACCTGTCCGGCCGCGATGCTCGGCGCCATGGTGGTGACGGAGTCGATCATCATCTGGACATGGCCGCCGATGACGTTGGTGCGCGCCTCGCCGCTGCCGCGATGGGGCACATGCACGATGTCGGTGCCGCTCAGCGCCTTGAAGCTCTCGCCGGCCAAATGATAGGGCGTGCCGACGCCCGAGGAGGCGTAGTTGAGCTGCTTCGGCTTGGCCTTGGCGAGTGCGATAAACTCCTGCAGCGTCTTCGCCTCGACCGAAGGATTGACCACGATCACCAGATCGGCCGCGTTGACCGGCGCGACCGGCACCAGATCCTTGGTGAGGTTGTAGCCCTTGCTCGGGATCAGCGTCTCATTGGCGGTGTGGGTGTTGGACATCATCAGCAGGGTGTAGCCATCGGGCGTGGCGCGCGCGGCTTCCGTCGTGCCGATGACAGCGCCGGCACCCGGCTTGTTCTCGATCGTGAAGGGCTGTTTCAGCGCCTCCTGCAGTTGCTGGCCGACGGCCCTGGCGTAGATGTCGGCCGGGCCGCCCGCGCCGAAGGGCACGATCACCCGGACGCCGCGGCTGGGATAGGACTGGGCCATAGCGGAGGTCGCGAGTGCGGCCGACGCCAGAGCGGCGAGACAGAGAAGCTTGATCCTGGACACCGTTTCCTCCTCCTGATGGGCCGCTTGGCGCGGCTTCCTTATGGGATTGTCGTGAACTGGCCCGGTCGGTCAGCCGACCGGGTTTTCGAGCGTGCCGATGCCGTCGATCTCGATGCGCACGACATCGCCGGCCGCGAGGAACTTCGGCGGGTTGAAGCCGATGCCGACGCCGACGGGCGTGCCGGTGGCGATGATGTCGCCGGGCTCCAGCGTGATGTAGGCCGAGAT
This portion of the Bosea sp. OAE506 genome encodes:
- a CDS encoding molybdopterin cofactor-binding domain-containing protein; translated protein: MSAATVLPAGLRVTPRLDRWLAVSPEGHVTLSPGKVEIGQGILTALAQICADELDIAVERVRLRPADTAASPNEGVTSGSLSVSDCGLSVRLAAAQTRGLFLAEAARLLSVPQEALSVEDGAITGPGNLATSYWELAGQVSLACPADPAVQPKAPGARTVTGRPVPRIDLAGKVFGTRPFIHDLDQAGLLHGRVLRAPRPGATLESLDEAALAGLDGLVAWVRDGSFLGLVCESEVQAEAALVSLATAARWTGGFELPDQHDLSAWLQGEPAEASIVDLRDGPEPSPSTRRLVRRYLKPYLAHASIGPSCAIATWAEDGLRVVTHSQGIFNLRADLALVFGLPEDAIIVTHAEGAGCYGHNGADDAALDAALLARAVPGRPVRLRWSRADELARSPFGAAMAIEIAAEVGKDGRIAGWSHEIWSNGYVARPGRAGSPALLASFDLEKPFPLYISQDPPLAGGGGAQRNAVPLYDFPSWRIAKNRLLTMPLRTSSMRALGAFGNVFAIESMMDELAYEQGEDPLAFRLRHLGDARARTVLERAAAMADGGGPVLEGRGRGLAFARYKNTGAYCAVVAEIDLAAEPRATQLWIAVDVGEAINPDGVANQIEGGAVQATSWTLKEEVAFSREAVTSTSWETYPILRFSEVPEVTVEIVPRPDLPPLGAGECAQGPTAAALANAVHAALGVRVRQMPITRDRIIAAME
- a CDS encoding (2Fe-2S)-binding protein yields the protein MEAGTRLTVNGTGRTLAAASETMLLDVLRGELGLKAARFGCGEGLCGSCRVLVDGHAVASCNTPLWSVAGREVVTLEGLGSPGAPHPVQTALIAEQAAQCGYCISGIVVSAAALLALTPDPDDAAIRAALDPNLCRCGAHNRILRAVRRAAAAMRDRAA